Genomic segment of Myxococcus stipitatus:
CTCAGGAGAACTTCGCGTGAGCGCTACCCCAGGTTCCACCTCGGCCCATGGCGCGCGTCAGGCGGACAGGCCCCCCGCGCCCGCACCACCTCTCATCCAGCCGACGGGCGAGAACGTCGCCGTCGGCTCGTTCGCCAGCATCGTGAACCGGACGTCGGACCCCTTCCGCCAGGCGCCTCCCGCGCACCAGGGCACCGTGGGCGCCGTCAATCAGGTGCTGGGTGGGGTGTTGGGGGTCATCAACGCGCCGGTGGAGCTGCTCAACACCGGGTTCGCCCTGGCGACGGCGCCGCTCGCCGCGCTCTTTCCCGCGCTGCCGGCCGCCACCCTCATGGCGCTGCACGTCGGGCTTCCACACCCGCATGCCCATCCGCCCAGCCTCATCCCTCCCGCGCCCCCCATTCCCCTCCCCAGCCTGGGCGCGGTGATGCTCAGCGGCTGCGTGTCTGTGCTCATCAACGGGGTGCCCGCGGCCCGCGCGGGGGACGTGGGGCTGGCGGTGACGTGCGGCAGCTTCATGCCTCCGCTCGAGGTCTTCACCGGTTCCAGCAAGGTCTTCATCGGTGGCTCCCGGGCCGCGCGCATGGGGGACATCACGAAGCACTGCACGCCTTCGACAGGAGGCGGGGCGCTCACGAAGATGCAGAAGGTGATGGCGGTGGCGAGCAAGGTGATGGCGGGCGCCGGCATGGTGTCGGGAGCGTTGAGCGTGGCGACGGCGGCGATGGACTCCGCGAACTCGAGCGCCGAGGCAGCCGCTGCTGCCGCCGCGGATGACGCCAACGCAGCAGCCGCCAGTGCCTCCGCCGCCGCCGGTCAGGCCATCGGTGCCGGAGTGGCCGCCGCGCAGCTCGCCGCGGATGCGGCGGCCATGGCCATGTCCATGATGGTGGGCAAGGACCCCGGCCTCGTCCCGGACTTCGGCGCCATCGTCCTGGGCCACCCGAACGTGCTTATCGGCGGCTTCCCGATGCCGTCCTGGAGCGACGTGGCGGAGGGCATGAAGAAGCTCGTGGCCGGACTGCGCCGAGGCGTCCGAGGCGGCCGGAGGCAGGGCCGGCTCTTCTGCGCGAGCTGCATGTAGCAACCCCGCCTATTCACCTGGAGTGCACCCCGCCCACGACGTCCGCTCGCGGGCCGTCTCCCGCGAAACAGGGCCGAGGGGGCGTCCTCCCGCCAACACCGGGCGGGTTCGACGACTTCGTACCGAAGTCCTTGCGGCGGCGCGTCGCACCCGGTATAGGGGGCCGGTACTTCACGGCCAGGTAGCTCACCTGGTTAGAGCGGCGGTCTCATAATCCGCAGGTAGTCAGTTCAAGTCTGACCCTGGCCACTGCCCCGGAGTCACTCTCCCGAGTGATTCCGGGGTTTTTCTTTTCCGGCCCCTGCACCGACCCGCCCGAGCGAGCGGGAAGACCCATCCCGCCCAGGCGCGCCCCCAGGCAGGAAGCAAGCCTCGCTCCCTGCCCAGTCCCCGCGTCACCTCACGAGTCGTAACCCGTGTACCCCTGGAGCACGATGACCGTGCGGGTCGCCGGGTAGTACAGCACCGCGAACCGGTTGAACTCGTGGCAGTTGTGGCACGGCACTTCACTGGTGGCGAACCACGCCTGGACCTCGCCCCCACCCGCGTAGGCGTCGATGGCCGCCAGGAGCGGGCCGCCGTCCCCATAGCCGCTGTCGCTCAGGAACACGCTCTGCCCCAGCCCCGCCCGGTTCGTGACGGTGCCGTCCTCGAAGGCAGGCAGCTCCCGGTACTCGGCGGACCACTGGAGCTTCTCGAAGATCCCCTGGAGCGTCGGCGGCGACTGCGGGCACCGCGGCGTCGAGTACGCCTGGATGGGCTTCAGCCCGTACCACACGCCCCCGTTGGACCCCACGTTCCACGCCGCCCGCGCCGGCTCCAGCGAGGCCGCGTCGCGCGGCTCCAGCGAGAGGGCCTGCGGCGGCGTCTCCGCGCAGACGTCATTCACGTACCAGCACCGCTGCACCTGGCGGAACGTCCCGCACGCCGCGTA
This window contains:
- a CDS encoding PAAR domain-containing protein, producing MSATPGSTSAHGARQADRPPAPAPPLIQPTGENVAVGSFASIVNRTSDPFRQAPPAHQGTVGAVNQVLGGVLGVINAPVELLNTGFALATAPLAALFPALPAATLMALHVGLPHPHAHPPSLIPPAPPIPLPSLGAVMLSGCVSVLINGVPAARAGDVGLAVTCGSFMPPLEVFTGSSKVFIGGSRAARMGDITKHCTPSTGGGALTKMQKVMAVASKVMAGAGMVSGALSVATAAMDSANSSAEAAAAAAADDANAAAASASAAAGQAIGAGVAAAQLAADAAAMAMSMMVGKDPGLVPDFGAIVLGHPNVLIGGFPMPSWSDVAEGMKKLVAGLRRGVRGGRRQGRLFCASCM